A genomic stretch from Hydrogenimonas urashimensis includes:
- the dnaE gene encoding DNA polymerase III subunit alpha, translating into MKPRFTHLHLHTEYSLLDGANKISRLAGRLKELGMDSVAITDHGNMFGAIDFYQQMKKEGIKPIIGMEAYLHNSDDIGDKSTRQRYHLCLYAKNETGYKNLMYLSSMAYIEGFYYYPRINKKLLEEHSEGLICSSACLQGEVNWHMNLSERNVKFGAQGYERAKEVALEYREIFGEDFYLELMRHGIGDQHTIDEQIIRLSLETGIKIVATNDTHYLYPDDAEPHEAFMCIAMNKLYDDPDRLRHSVHEFYLKSPEEMAELYADIPEALENTQEIVEKCDLELDLGNPTPPNFKFAREYAAKAGIEVPEPQNANSFANDEVLFVHECRKGLQERLKHVPESEHERYRERLEREIEIINQMKFPGYMLIVWDFVREAKERGIPVGPGRGSAAGSLVAYSLGITNIDPMRYDLLFERFLNPERVSMPDIDMDFCQARRGEIIDYVVQKYGRYNVAQVITFGSLLAKGVIRDVARVLGVSYSEADKMAKLIPDELGITLMGKGKEGEEGFKPGAWHKEPKLRELVESNPTAARVWKFALALEGLKRNAGMHAAGVVISNEELWHKTPLYKPSGEETLVTQYSLNFLEDVDLIKFDFLGLKTLTVIDNALNLVKQRHGVTIDFDTLPMDDPKVYETIRSGETVGMFQIESGGMQQLNAKLKPDSFEDLVAVLALYRPGPMESGMLDDFIERKHGRQEITYMFPQLEEILKPTYGVIVYQEQVMQIVQTIGGFSLGKADIVRRAMGKKKFDLMQKYKSEFAEGAKAQGLDYDRAAELFDLIEKFAGYGFNKSHSAAYAMVTYQTAYLKTHYPAEFMAALLTSEKDNTDKVVKYIDEVKRLGIELLAPDINRSALEFTPDSDEEGKEVILFGLGAIKGVGDAAVHAILTAREEGAFRSLDDFVSRIDTQKVNKKVIESMIKAGAMDGFGYSRRALLESIDAIVEAMHESARAQQMAVGSLFGDDEDLINIKVDILPMEEYPQKSILELEKESLGFYVSGHPLDRFREELEKIRYTLSSDIDQIADGSTALLIGKVEEVTTKISKKGNKFGIANVMDLHGNIEITLFERQLEQLEKMDLEEPIGFKVTITRDGDFTRMRVHKIMELKACGKEKVDTRMVEKPEEPMTIRLNLDHEKMRILEEIYRLAQSCPGRRQLKLRLCSKLQEIEIESSIYVNPQFEERLHAMEEVEILASA; encoded by the coding sequence ATGAAACCACGATTCACCCATCTTCATCTGCATACCGAATATTCGCTACTTGACGGTGCCAACAAAATCTCCAGACTGGCGGGGCGGCTCAAGGAACTTGGTATGGATTCGGTGGCCATCACCGACCACGGCAACATGTTCGGCGCCATCGACTTCTACCAGCAGATGAAAAAAGAGGGGATCAAGCCCATCATCGGGATGGAAGCCTATCTGCACAACAGCGACGATATCGGCGACAAGAGTACCCGCCAGCGCTATCATCTGTGCCTTTACGCCAAGAACGAAACCGGGTACAAAAACCTGATGTATCTCAGCTCCATGGCCTATATCGAAGGCTTCTACTACTATCCCCGTATCAACAAAAAGCTGCTCGAAGAGCACAGCGAGGGGCTCATCTGCTCCTCCGCCTGCCTGCAAGGAGAGGTCAACTGGCACATGAACCTGAGCGAGCGCAACGTCAAATTCGGTGCCCAGGGGTATGAGCGGGCCAAAGAGGTGGCGTTGGAGTATCGGGAGATTTTCGGGGAGGACTTCTACCTGGAACTGATGCGCCACGGTATCGGAGACCAGCATACCATCGACGAGCAGATCATCCGCCTGAGCCTGGAGACCGGCATCAAGATTGTGGCGACCAACGACACCCACTATCTCTATCCCGACGATGCGGAGCCTCATGAAGCCTTCATGTGCATCGCTATGAACAAACTCTACGACGATCCCGATAGGCTGCGCCATTCGGTGCACGAGTTCTACCTCAAATCACCCGAAGAGATGGCCGAACTCTACGCCGACATCCCCGAAGCGCTGGAAAACACCCAGGAGATCGTCGAAAAGTGCGATCTGGAGCTCGATCTTGGCAACCCCACGCCGCCCAACTTCAAATTCGCCAGGGAGTACGCCGCCAAAGCGGGCATCGAGGTACCTGAGCCCCAAAACGCGAACAGCTTCGCCAACGACGAGGTCCTCTTCGTCCACGAGTGCCGCAAAGGGCTCCAGGAGCGGTTGAAGCATGTGCCTGAAAGCGAACACGAGCGCTATCGGGAACGGTTGGAGAGGGAAATCGAAATTATCAATCAGATGAAGTTTCCCGGATACATGCTTATCGTCTGGGATTTCGTCCGCGAGGCGAAGGAGCGGGGCATTCCCGTCGGTCCCGGCCGGGGGTCGGCGGCGGGAAGCCTGGTGGCCTACAGCCTGGGGATCACCAACATCGACCCGATGCGTTACGACCTGCTTTTCGAGCGTTTCCTCAACCCAGAACGCGTCAGCATGCCCGATATCGATATGGACTTCTGCCAGGCCCGCCGTGGAGAGATCATCGATTACGTGGTGCAGAAATACGGCCGCTACAACGTCGCGCAGGTCATCACCTTTGGCTCCTTGCTGGCCAAGGGGGTCATCCGTGACGTGGCGCGGGTGCTGGGGGTGAGCTACTCCGAAGCGGACAAGATGGCCAAACTGATTCCCGACGAACTGGGCATCACCCTGATGGGCAAGGGCAAAGAGGGCGAAGAGGGCTTCAAACCCGGTGCCTGGCACAAGGAGCCCAAGTTGCGGGAGCTGGTGGAGAGCAATCCGACCGCCGCACGGGTCTGGAAATTCGCCCTGGCGCTGGAGGGGCTCAAACGCAACGCCGGCATGCACGCGGCGGGGGTGGTCATCTCCAACGAGGAGCTCTGGCACAAGACGCCGCTTTACAAACCTTCCGGCGAAGAGACGCTGGTGACCCAGTACTCCCTCAACTTTCTCGAAGATGTGGATCTTATCAAATTCGACTTCCTGGGGCTCAAGACCCTCACCGTCATCGACAACGCGCTCAATCTGGTCAAACAGCGCCACGGCGTCACCATCGACTTCGACACCCTCCCCATGGACGACCCGAAAGTCTACGAAACGATTAGAAGTGGCGAGACGGTGGGAATGTTCCAGATCGAATCGGGCGGGATGCAGCAGCTCAACGCCAAACTCAAGCCCGACAGTTTCGAAGACCTCGTCGCGGTACTCGCGCTTTACCGTCCGGGGCCGATGGAGTCGGGCATGCTGGACGACTTCATCGAGCGTAAGCACGGCCGGCAGGAAATCACTTATATGTTCCCGCAACTGGAGGAGATTCTAAAGCCCACCTATGGGGTCATCGTCTACCAGGAACAGGTCATGCAGATCGTCCAGACCATCGGCGGCTTCAGCCTCGGAAAAGCGGATATCGTCCGCCGGGCGATGGGGAAAAAGAAATTCGACCTGATGCAGAAATACAAAAGCGAATTCGCCGAAGGGGCCAAAGCCCAGGGGCTCGACTACGACAGAGCGGCGGAACTCTTCGACCTGATCGAAAAATTCGCAGGCTACGGCTTCAACAAATCCCACTCCGCCGCCTACGCGATGGTCACCTACCAGACCGCCTACCTCAAAACCCACTACCCGGCCGAATTCATGGCGGCGTTGCTAACCAGCGAAAAGGACAACACCGACAAGGTGGTCAAGTATATCGACGAAGTCAAACGGCTTGGCATCGAACTGCTCGCTCCCGACATCAACCGCTCCGCCCTGGAGTTCACGCCCGACAGCGACGAAGAGGGCAAAGAGGTCATTCTCTTCGGTTTAGGAGCCATCAAGGGAGTGGGAGATGCCGCCGTCCATGCGATTCTTACCGCAAGAGAGGAGGGGGCTTTCAGGTCGCTCGACGATTTCGTCTCCCGTATCGACACCCAGAAGGTGAACAAGAAGGTGATCGAATCGATGATCAAAGCGGGCGCGATGGACGGCTTCGGTTACAGCCGCAGGGCGCTGCTGGAGAGCATCGACGCTATCGTCGAAGCGATGCACGAAAGCGCCCGGGCACAGCAGATGGCCGTCGGTTCACTCTTCGGCGACGACGAGGATCTGATCAACATCAAGGTGGACATTCTACCGATGGAGGAGTATCCGCAAAAAAGCATTCTGGAGCTTGAGAAAGAGTCTCTGGGCTTTTATGTTTCGGGCCACCCCCTCGACAGGTTCCGTGAAGAACTGGAGAAGATTCGCTATACCCTCTCGTCCGATATCGACCAGATCGCTGACGGTTCCACGGCTCTTTTGATCGGAAAAGTCGAGGAAGTTACGACCAAAATAAGCAAAAAAGGGAACAAATTCGGGATCGCCAATGTCATGGACCTGCACGGAAACATCGAAATTACCCTCTTCGAACGGCAACTCGAACAGTTGGAAAAAATGGATCTGGAAGAACCGATCGGCTTCAAAGTGACCATAACGCGTGATGGAGACTTTACCCGCATGCGGGTCCATAAAATTATGGAGCTTAAAGCGTGCGGCAAAGAGAAGGTCGATACCAGAATGGTGGAAAAACCGGAAGAACCGATGACCATACGGCTCAACCTCGATCATGAAAAGATGCGCATTCTCGAAGAGATTTATCGGCTCGCGCAGAGCTGTCCCGGCCGCCGGCAGCTCAAACTGCGTCTGTGTTCCAAACTGCAGGAGATCGAAATCGAATCTTCCATCTACGTCAATCCACAGTTCGAAGAGCGGCTGCACGCTATGGAAGAGGTCGAAATTCTCGCTTCGGCCTAA
- a CDS encoding DJ-1 family glyoxalase III: MATVCVPLAKGFEEIEAVSLIDVMRRGGIEVIVAGVNEELVTGANGITIKTDTDIKFVVADELDMIVLPGGWDGTHALAENPTVQSLLKEMNDKEKIVGAICAAPFALKTAGVLPAHYTCYPSVEEQIGKEGYTDKEKVVVDGNVMTSRGPGTALCFGLAIVRKLVGEETYQSLKEGLLADYC, from the coding sequence ATGGCAACAGTATGTGTCCCACTGGCAAAAGGTTTCGAAGAGATTGAAGCGGTCAGCCTGATCGACGTGATGCGCCGCGGCGGTATCGAAGTGATTGTCGCCGGTGTCAATGAAGAGCTGGTGACCGGAGCCAACGGCATTACAATCAAAACCGATACCGACATCAAGTTTGTGGTGGCTGACGAACTCGATATGATCGTACTGCCGGGAGGCTGGGACGGAACGCATGCATTGGCGGAGAATCCGACGGTTCAGAGCCTTCTTAAAGAGATGAATGATAAAGAGAAGATTGTCGGGGCTATCTGTGCCGCTCCTTTCGCACTCAAAACAGCGGGCGTGCTTCCGGCACACTATACATGTTATCCCAGCGTTGAAGAGCAGATTGGGAAAGAGGGATATACGGACAAGGAGAAGGTGGTAGTCGACGGCAATGTCATGACTTCCCGCGGCCCCGGGACCGCACTCTGCTTCGGTCTGGCCATTGTCCGCAAACTGGTGGGAGAGGAGACCTATCAGTCCCTCAAAGAAGGTTTGCTGGCCGATTACTGCTGA
- a CDS encoding Hpt domain-containing protein, translating to MFDLILFGTIGLLLLILMGFLVLVIRDHMKSKSFELYVHQSQEEIKKEANRSAEEKVKSRENAPIKRRTPAKPEALPTEKSESDASAGETTPSTPSEPEVSKKEQERPEPEPRPTLYRLHPDTGAETVEIQKKADAILRKDYGHFSHQRLVEGMGLSSEEADEFVVELIHQLENAINDLDRALETENFTEIEHITHGLKGAALNIGEGGVADLLTEYNTYMKENHELPVIRAYQTLLKQTVSDLKVEYSQVA from the coding sequence ATGTTCGATTTAATCTTATTCGGGACAATAGGCCTGCTTCTTTTGATTCTGATGGGCTTCCTTGTCCTGGTCATCCGCGACCACATGAAAAGCAAATCGTTTGAACTCTATGTGCACCAGAGCCAGGAAGAGATCAAAAAAGAGGCTAACCGTTCGGCAGAGGAGAAAGTGAAGAGTCGGGAGAACGCGCCGATAAAACGACGCACGCCCGCGAAGCCGGAAGCGCTGCCCACCGAAAAAAGCGAATCAGATGCATCGGCCGGAGAGACAACTCCTTCCACCCCGTCAGAACCCGAAGTTTCCAAGAAAGAGCAGGAACGGCCCGAACCGGAACCCCGTCCGACCCTCTATCGGCTTCATCCGGACACCGGAGCGGAAACTGTGGAAATTCAGAAAAAAGCGGACGCCATTTTGCGAAAAGATTACGGGCACTTTTCGCATCAGCGGCTGGTAGAGGGGATGGGGCTCTCCTCCGAAGAGGCGGATGAGTTCGTCGTGGAGCTGATTCATCAGCTCGAAAACGCCATCAACGATCTCGACCGTGCCCTGGAGACGGAAAATTTTACCGAAATCGAACACATTACCCATGGTCTCAAAGGGGCCGCCCTCAATATCGGAGAGGGGGGCGTGGCCGACCTTCTGACAGAATACAACACCTACATGAAAGAGAATCATGAACTCCCGGTCATCCGGGCCTATCAGACACTTTTGAAACAAACCGTAAGTGATTTGAAGGTAGAATATTCCCAAGTCGCCTGA
- a CDS encoding EAL domain-containing protein, giving the protein MTRNRTIYSLLPLALILLIGYDLYMTHQIFSAHNNKMWQELLSGFGRMDTETIFSRLRAAWSELETGGRFALIATYLFSFLFFMALAVLFFRQLSVTGHLGRLKEELDKRKNEVAKLQKELSMHIYTDPLTGIPNGNALKKRVERPDHDIEFLVHTDIDAFHEINELYGDNTGDELLQQLADLLKTHFNKPHFDLYRLRSDEFVIASTKGLNRIELDHELSLLVSVVNNHRFVAGSDSFHIAVRAGASMERDNLLATVGMALKCAKKSYRNYCIYAPQHDLTEQYRSNLSWIRQIKRALEEDRVILHYQPIVRVSDNSINAYECLVRIVDNDGTIHYPVEFLELAKRSKIYFDITMRVLDQAFASFHDHPGHFSINLSYDDIANGNIMGFIIEKVRRFPEPHRIHFEILECDKIKNYETVRRFTDKVRRMGCSISLDDFGSGYSNFEHILKLDLDMLKIDGSLIKNILTDQNSRLIVETIIRFAQKLDLDTCVEFVSDKATYDLLKSMEVTYMQGFYLSKPKPYH; this is encoded by the coding sequence ATGACAAGAAACCGCACCATCTACTCTCTTCTACCGCTCGCTCTGATACTGCTTATCGGATATGATCTTTATATGACCCATCAAATCTTCTCCGCACACAACAACAAAATGTGGCAGGAGCTTCTCTCCGGGTTCGGAAGAATGGATACGGAAACGATTTTCTCCAGACTCCGGGCCGCCTGGAGCGAACTGGAGACCGGAGGGCGTTTTGCGCTGATCGCTACCTATCTGTTTTCGTTTCTTTTCTTCATGGCTCTGGCAGTGCTCTTTTTTCGCCAACTCTCCGTCACCGGGCACCTTGGTCGCCTGAAAGAGGAGCTCGATAAGCGGAAAAATGAAGTGGCGAAACTCCAAAAAGAGCTTTCCATGCATATCTATACCGATCCGCTCACGGGTATACCCAACGGCAATGCACTGAAAAAGAGGGTGGAGCGGCCCGATCACGATATCGAGTTTCTTGTCCATACCGATATCGATGCCTTTCACGAAATCAACGAGCTTTACGGGGACAACACCGGCGACGAGCTTCTGCAGCAACTTGCAGACCTTCTTAAAACCCACTTCAACAAACCCCATTTCGATCTCTATCGCCTCCGTTCCGACGAATTCGTCATCGCAAGTACGAAAGGGCTAAACCGCATCGAACTCGATCACGAGCTTTCGCTTCTTGTCAGCGTTGTGAACAACCACCGTTTCGTTGCGGGATCGGACAGTTTTCACATCGCCGTCCGCGCCGGAGCTTCCATGGAGAGAGACAACCTCCTGGCCACCGTGGGCATGGCGCTCAAATGTGCCAAAAAGTCCTACCGTAACTACTGCATATACGCCCCCCAACACGATTTGACAGAGCAGTACCGCTCCAACCTCTCATGGATCCGCCAGATCAAGCGGGCACTGGAAGAGGACAGAGTCATCCTCCACTACCAGCCGATCGTGCGTGTCAGCGACAACAGCATCAATGCCTACGAGTGTCTTGTGAGAATCGTGGACAACGACGGCACCATCCACTACCCGGTTGAATTTCTCGAACTGGCGAAACGGTCAAAAATCTATTTCGATATCACGATGCGTGTCCTCGATCAGGCGTTCGCCTCTTTTCATGACCATCCGGGACATTTCTCCATCAATCTATCCTACGACGACATCGCCAACGGCAACATCATGGGATTCATCATCGAAAAGGTGCGTCGTTTTCCCGAACCTCACCGCATCCATTTCGAGATACTGGAGTGTGACAAAATAAAGAATTACGAAACCGTCCGCCGTTTTACGGACAAAGTGCGCCGAATGGGATGCTCCATCTCCCTTGATGACTTTGGATCCGGCTACTCGAACTTCGAACACATCCTGAAACTCGATCTCGATATGCTCAAGATCGACGGTTCACTGATCAAAAACATCCTGACCGACCAAAACTCCCGTCTCATTGTCGAAACGATTATCCGGTTCGCCCAGAAACTCGATCTGGATACCTGTGTCGAGTTCGTCAGCGACAAGGCGACCTACGATCTTTTGAAATCGATGGAGGTCACCTACATGCAGGGATTCTATCTTTCGAAACCGAAACCTTACCATTAG
- the efp gene encoding elongation factor P, with product MATIGMGDLKKGIRLEIDGQPYRVVEYQHVKPGKGAAFVRIKIKSLSTGRVIEKTVHAGDKFETPNLEQKTMQYLYDDGEMLQFMDTTTYEQIGLTHEQVGEDVIKFMDEGFTVNILFHNGKPITVELPQVVELEVVETPPNFKGDTSSGSRKPATLKTGAVVQVPYHILEGDKIRVDTTEGKYLDKVK from the coding sequence ATGGCAACAATAGGTATGGGAGACCTGAAAAAGGGAATCCGCCTGGAAATAGATGGACAGCCCTATCGCGTCGTCGAATACCAGCACGTCAAACCCGGCAAAGGCGCGGCTTTCGTGCGAATCAAAATAAAATCGCTTTCAACCGGCCGCGTCATAGAAAAGACGGTTCATGCGGGTGACAAATTCGAGACACCGAATCTTGAACAGAAAACGATGCAGTACCTATACGACGATGGAGAAATGCTGCAGTTCATGGATACGACTACCTATGAGCAGATCGGTCTGACCCATGAGCAGGTAGGCGAAGATGTGATTAAGTTCATGGATGAGGGATTCACGGTCAATATACTCTTCCACAACGGAAAGCCGATAACCGTGGAACTGCCCCAGGTCGTGGAACTTGAAGTCGTTGAAACACCGCCTAACTTCAAGGGCGATACATCCAGCGGAAGCCGAAAACCCGCCACACTCAAGACAGGTGCCGTCGTTCAGGTTCCCTATCATATTTTGGAAGGGGACAAGATTCGGGTCGATACGACCGAGGGCAAGTATCTGGACAAAGTGAAGTAA
- a CDS encoding DUF2905 domain-containing protein yields the protein MPEIGKLLIGMGVILILFGLFVSFVGKLPGDIVIKKENFTFYFPIATSILLSILLSLIFYLFSRFFH from the coding sequence ATGCCGGAGATCGGGAAGCTGCTGATAGGAATGGGGGTGATCCTCATTCTGTTCGGCCTTTTCGTCTCGTTCGTCGGGAAACTTCCCGGCGACATTGTCATCAAAAAAGAGAACTTCACCTTCTACTTTCCCATCGCCACCTCCATTCTCCTTTCGATTCTCCTCTCACTCATTTTCTACCTCTTCTCCAGATTTTTTCATTGA
- a CDS encoding efflux RND transporter permease subunit, translating into MKKFETFVFNILASNSKQWLVIILTLVALAASVMMLPTKIVLAKMLPGKSANTYSIYIHTPTASSIEQTRAVAECAVGFLQKEKEVVDTEVYLGQGAPLDYAGLVKGSAFKNSENEAEIVVNLTDKHEREEPSFMMVHRLRPTIKTNCEAIVPGTVIEMIEQPAGPPTLASVVAEIYGRNYESIYRLSQKIAAIFKKTEGLVDINIMADDPYKKYELVPNSDKISRSGLSVEQVNKILYLAFEGMVVAHKNSKDYPDQIGLFVRLSDKTRRLRDHSRQALESKLASLKLMNKKGMLVPVNEIVDIREVDASPTIMQKELRRMINVTAETDLVSQVYPLLDARSTIMNELAKDYKIETTDYLFNLRLTDKKTGEVFDLKWDGEMKVTLDTFRDLGAAFIAALILIFLLLVVYYKNFTISGIVLAGSFLSIIGVIVGHWVADMVTEHTFFLTATSLIGFIALMGISSRNSLLLIDFAKALMLEKGFDKQHAIAVASATRAKPIMLTAIAIILGSALLASDPIFGGLGVALISGTVAAVIVSLIFIPVLMFRAKAMDPEKLRELQEV; encoded by the coding sequence ATGAAAAAATTTGAGACATTCGTTTTCAACATTCTTGCATCCAACAGCAAGCAGTGGCTTGTCATCATTCTGACGCTGGTTGCACTCGCCGCTTCGGTCATGATGCTGCCGACAAAGATTGTTCTGGCCAAGATGCTTCCCGGAAAAAGCGCCAATACGTACAGTATTTATATCCATACTCCTACCGCGAGTTCCATCGAACAGACAAGGGCTGTGGCCGAGTGTGCCGTCGGTTTTCTCCAAAAAGAGAAAGAGGTGGTCGATACCGAAGTCTATCTGGGACAGGGAGCGCCTCTTGATTACGCGGGACTCGTCAAGGGATCGGCTTTTAAAAACAGCGAGAACGAGGCGGAGATCGTCGTCAATCTTACCGACAAACACGAGCGCGAAGAGCCTTCGTTCATGATGGTACACCGTCTGCGTCCGACGATTAAAACCAACTGCGAAGCTATCGTACCAGGAACGGTCATCGAAATGATCGAACAGCCGGCTGGTCCTCCGACACTCGCTTCGGTCGTGGCGGAAATTTACGGCAGAAACTATGAGAGCATCTACCGACTCAGCCAAAAAATTGCGGCGATATTCAAGAAGACCGAAGGCCTCGTTGATATCAACATCATGGCGGACGACCCCTACAAAAAATATGAACTCGTTCCCAATTCCGACAAAATCAGCCGCTCGGGTCTGAGTGTCGAACAGGTCAACAAGATACTCTATCTTGCTTTCGAAGGGATGGTCGTCGCACATAAAAACAGCAAAGACTATCCCGATCAGATCGGCCTTTTCGTCCGTTTGAGCGACAAAACCAGGCGTCTGCGTGACCACAGCAGGCAAGCACTGGAGTCCAAACTGGCTTCACTGAAACTGATGAACAAAAAGGGCATGCTTGTTCCCGTCAACGAAATCGTCGATATCAGGGAAGTGGATGCGTCGCCGACGATCATGCAAAAAGAACTTCGCCGCATGATCAACGTCACGGCGGAAACCGATCTTGTATCCCAGGTCTATCCGCTTCTGGATGCACGGTCGACCATCATGAATGAACTTGCGAAAGATTACAAAATCGAAACGACAGACTACCTCTTCAACCTACGTCTGACCGACAAAAAGACAGGAGAGGTTTTCGACCTGAAATGGGACGGCGAGATGAAAGTGACGCTCGATACGTTCCGTGATCTTGGAGCGGCGTTTATCGCGGCGCTCATTCTGATTTTCCTGCTGCTGGTCGTCTACTACAAGAATTTCACGATCAGCGGTATCGTCCTTGCAGGAAGTTTTCTCTCCATTATCGGGGTCATTGTGGGACACTGGGTCGCGGATATGGTAACGGAGCATACCTTTTTCCTCACGGCGACCTCTTTGATCGGGTTTATCGCCCTGATGGGTATTAGTTCGCGAAACTCGCTGCTGCTGATCGATTTCGCGAAAGCACTGATGCTTGAAAAAGGGTTCGACAAGCAGCATGCCATCGCAGTGGCGAGCGCGACCCGGGCCAAGCCGATCATGCTGACGGCGATCGCGATCATTCTTGGTTCGGCACTGCTGGCAAGCGATCCGATCTTCGGCGGACTGGGGGTCGCACTGATTTCGGGTACCGTCGCTGCGGTTATCGTCTCTTTGATTTTCATTCCCGTGCTGATGTTCCGCGCCAAGGCGATGGATCCGGAAAAACTGAGAGAGCTGCAGGAAGTGTGA
- a CDS encoding shikimate kinase — protein MPKKNIVLIGFMGVGKGSLARELVRHDPALYALDTDDMIESLTNTRIKKIFATAGEAAFRALEQKTADWLAGNVQNAVISTGGGFYKVKNIKEIGTVVYLKADFEWIFQRILSAPNAKKKLKKRPLFQDAEKARALFAERFEAYEAAADIVIDVTQGERETLAKEILKKCAQKQK, from the coding sequence ATGCCAAAAAAGAATATCGTGCTCATCGGCTTCATGGGAGTCGGCAAGGGATCACTGGCCAGAGAGCTGGTCCGTCACGACCCCGCTTTGTATGCACTCGACACCGACGACATGATCGAAAGCCTCACCAACACCCGCATCAAAAAGATTTTCGCCACCGCCGGCGAAGCCGCCTTCAGAGCCTTGGAGCAGAAAACTGCCGACTGGCTGGCCGGTAACGTTCAAAATGCGGTCATCTCCACCGGCGGAGGCTTCTACAAAGTCAAAAACATCAAAGAGATTGGCACCGTCGTCTACCTCAAAGCCGATTTCGAATGGATCTTTCAGCGCATTCTAAGCGCTCCAAACGCCAAAAAGAAGCTCAAAAAACGCCCCCTCTTCCAGGATGCCGAGAAAGCGAGGGCTCTCTTTGCCGAACGGTTCGAAGCCTACGAAGCGGCAGCCGATATTGTCATAGATGTCACGCAAGGTGAGAGAGAAACATTGGCAAAAGAGATTCTAAAAAAATGTGCTCAAAAGCAGAAGTAA
- a CDS encoding sensor histidine kinase: protein MNEFKLPESMNEEEKLTLLSQLESLIEQTYSVEKEYIALTNAYNHLQNLVQQIIEALPNALWVLNDEGSIFLQNSEAEALSGLLEKIDLEKKEQEIAFKKRHYLVKTTRNESKTIISATDITEQKRKERLASMGQMAAHLAHEIRNPIGSITLLLSSLSKRVLPKNQPIVEEIRRSLFRVERIIKTTLMYSKGVQPLFAEISLKSLEKECRAAVDSYSYAKSIHMHYHFQDSTIRGDLGLLSLALQNLIFNAIDAIEESEDEKGEVWLEAKHSGRFVIFTIRDSGVPFENPDRLFEAFHTTKTKGHGLGLVLVRQIVKAHGGEISLEKEPKRLTLTIPTEPTEKEL from the coding sequence ATGAACGAATTCAAGCTGCCCGAATCGATGAACGAAGAGGAGAAACTCACACTCCTCTCCCAGCTCGAAAGTCTTATCGAACAGACGTACAGTGTCGAGAAAGAGTATATCGCCCTCACCAACGCTTACAACCATCTGCAGAACCTGGTCCAGCAGATCATCGAGGCGCTGCCCAACGCCCTGTGGGTCCTCAACGACGAAGGTTCGATTTTTCTTCAGAACAGCGAAGCGGAAGCCCTGAGCGGCCTGCTCGAAAAGATCGACCTCGAAAAAAAAGAGCAGGAGATCGCCTTCAAGAAGCGCCACTACCTCGTCAAAACGACCCGCAACGAGTCGAAGACGATCATCAGCGCCACGGACATCACCGAACAAAAACGCAAGGAGAGGCTTGCATCGATGGGACAGATGGCGGCCCACCTCGCCCACGAGATACGCAATCCGATCGGCTCTATCACCCTGCTGCTCTCCTCCCTCTCAAAACGTGTCCTTCCCAAAAATCAGCCGATCGTCGAAGAGATTCGACGTTCCCTTTTTAGAGTCGAGCGCATCATCAAGACGACCCTGATGTACTCCAAAGGGGTCCAGCCGCTCTTTGCGGAAATCTCTCTGAAAAGTCTGGAAAAGGAGTGCCGCGCCGCCGTCGACTCCTACAGTTACGCCAAGAGCATCCACATGCATTATCATTTCCAGGATTCTACGATACGGGGTGACCTGGGGCTTCTTTCTCTGGCGCTTCAGAATCTCATCTTCAACGCCATCGACGCCATCGAGGAGTCCGAAGACGAAAAGGGAGAGGTATGGCTCGAAGCGAAACACTCCGGCCGATTCGTCATATTCACGATACGCGACTCCGGGGTGCCTTTCGAAAATCCTGATCGGCTCTTCGAAGCCTTTCACACGACGAAAACGAAAGGGCATGGACTGGGACTTGTCCTGGTCCGGCAGATCGTCAAAGCCCACGGGGGAGAAATTTCCCTGGAAAAAGAGCCCAAACGTCTCACTCTCACTATTCCGACAGAACCGACGGAAAAAGAGTTATGA